A single Lactuca sativa cultivar Salinas chromosome 8, Lsat_Salinas_v11, whole genome shotgun sequence DNA region contains:
- the LOC111914274 gene encoding uncharacterized protein LOC111914274: MAVDSMPPIIYAQLNYLLTHSPHSIKVEQMWSGSKNPGFLDRFTLAIPFCLDYIKWDVIYNAQFPLLAPDIIFGPEDESFRPYHAGGEGDLKPKNSLSDWNCKDPTKLLSLIHELRNLYMAYQKKRVGNVDDERLKFEINTIYSQEGIEMYMSSGFDKPEEVKFAVPLLEMDLNKMVAGSTWRHQQKIYLQVIYPVGRKFSAMSSAPRLKLVSTPELKSLFSIDDFRLPPWLEGMCMAEYLPNLEEILQSQIRDAISSIEVRRKFITALAIPFGRPLEADPVFCRKATFLACSGVFTFLVHFSLPLQFPRQQPALILQSSQHFHSPPGNAPIKSAILQDYPWSPRWDVAEMTERIFEYLMEECLNFKKYCNEVLLQQR; the protein is encoded by the exons ATGGCGGTTGATAGTATGCCTCCGATCATCTACGCGCAACTCAATTACCTCCTCACTCATTCTCCTCACTCCATCAAG GTTGAGCAAATGTGGTCTGGTTCCAAAAATCCTGGTTTCCTTGATCGATTTACCTTGGCAATTCCTTTTTGTCTCGATTACATCAAAT GGGATGTTATCTACAATGCACAATTCCCATTGTTGGCACCAGATATCATTTTTGGACCTGAAGATGAAAGCTTCAGACCATACCACGCTGGTGGAGAAGGAGACCTGAAACCCAAGAACAGTTTATCTGATTGGAATTGCAAAGATCCAACTAAGCTATTGTCTCTGATTCATGAACTTAG AAATTTATACATGGCATACCAGAAAAAACGTGTTGGAAATGTTGATGATGAAAGACTAAAGTTTGAAATCAACACCATTTATTCTCAAGAGGGAATCGAAATGTATATGAGCTCTGGTTTTGACAAG CCAGAAGAGGTAAAATTTGCAGTGCCTTTGTTGGAGATGGATTTGAACAAAATGGTTGCAGGGTCCACCTGGCGTCATCAACAGAAGATATACTTACAG GTTATATATCCTGTGGGTAGAAAGTTTTCAGCAATGAGTTCAGCTCCACGTTTAAAATTAGTATCTACCCCTGAGTTGAAGTCTTTATTCTCCATTGATGACTTCAGACTTCCTCCTTGGTTGGAAGGAAT GTGCATGGCTGAATATCTTCCCAATTTAGAGGAGATTCTTCAATCACAG aTAAGAGATGCTATTTCATCAATTGAAGTTAGAAGAAAGTTCATTACAGCATTAGCTATTCCTTTTGGAAGACCACTAGAAGCTGACCCA GTATTTTGCAGGAAGGCAACATTTCTAGCTTGCTCTGGTGTATTTACATTTCTG GTGCACTTTTCACTTCCACTTCAGTTCCCTAGGCAACAACCTGCTCTCATTCTTCAAAGTTCTCAG CATTTTCACTCTCCACCTGGTAATGCACCCATAAAGTCAGCTATTTTACAAGATTATCCATGGAGTCCAAGGTGGGATGTGGCAGAAATGACAGAGAGAAtctt TGAGTATCTTATGGAAGAATGTTTAAATTTCAAGAAGTATTGCAATGAAGTACTCCTTCAGCAGCGTTAG